The following coding sequences are from one Lolium rigidum isolate FL_2022 chromosome 6, APGP_CSIRO_Lrig_0.1, whole genome shotgun sequence window:
- the LOC124661765 gene encoding nuclear transport factor 2B-like produces the protein MDGQGKEGGGAGSEYEVVARAFVDYYYQTFDTNRAALATLYGNTSMLSFEGHLVAGAEGIGLKLAQLPFEQCRHSICTIDCQPTPSFPGGILVFVSGNLQLGGEEHQLRFSQMFQLVPNQQGSFFVQNDIFRLNYG, from the exons ATGGACGGGCAGGGCAAGGAGGGAGGTGGAGCGGGGAGCGAGTACGAGGTTGTGGCCAGGGCCTTCGTGGACTACTACTACCAGACGTTCGACACCAACCGCGCCGCGCTCGCCACGCTCTACGGCAACACCTCCATGCTCTCCTTCGAGGGCCACCTTGTCGCCGGCGCCGAGGGGATCGGCCTGAAGCTCGCCCAGCTGCCCTTCGAACAATGCCGGCACTCCATCTGCACCATCGACTGCCAGCCCACGCCGTCCTTCCCGGGCGGCATCCTCGTCTTCGTCAGCGGCAACCTACAGCTCGGCGGCGAGGAGCACCAGCTCAGGTTCAGCCAG ATGTTTCAGCTGGTGCCCAACCAGCAGGGAAGCTTCTTCGTCCAGAATGACATCTTCCGGCTCAACTACGGGTAG